From the Colletotrichum lupini chromosome 1, complete sequence genome, the window TATATCCTCCTCAAGTCGTAACCAACAACTATACAACAACGAATCCAACAAGGCGCCATCGATGAAGTAACCCGTGCCCGTCTAATGCGTTATGAACCCCTAATCGCAAGCATGTAAATCGTTCATGAGCAaaggagaaaagaaaagCCGCATTCCTGCACATGTCCCTTATCCGTGGATGCGCCTTTCCAGAAAGAAACCCGCTTAGCTTCGTGTGGCCTGTTTCAAACCACCGTGTGGCGCCTTCGTCATGTCGTTCAGTAAACACTGCCCAAGATACTCCTGTCCCGCTTCTCCGCGGCGTCAATGTCATCCTCGTCTGCCTCAGAGCCTCGATGGCTGCTATTGGTATCGCCAAGGCGGTTGGCGCGGCGCCGCCGGCTCTTCTCGTCTGATTGCTCATCTTCGGTGTTTGGTGTCATGTTTCCTTTGGTTTGACCACCGACGATGCTGTTGATACTGCCGTTGGCGCCGTTGGCGTCTCCATTAGACACAATGCCAACCTTGATCTTGGTCACGGCTGTGACCTCCGGTCTGTGGCCATCCTCCTCGGAAGAGTCTGTGTCACTGCCGGCAATCGAGGTCTGTCCGGAGAAAGTTCCGCCAAAATCACGGCCAACATTCAGGTGCGGCGAGATCATGCTCCGTAGACGATCTTCGGCAGAGATAAAGGATGGGGTTCCATCGGGAGATGAAACAACTTCATGGCGAGCTCGGGTGACGTCGATCTGCGGTGGCCGGCCATCGCTGTCGGTGCCCTCGTCAGATGTGTATCCCTGCTCGCATCGCTTAATGGGTCGCCGTCCTGGTGCAGGGGACTGCCGACGGGATACAACAGACCCATTAGAGGTGACTTCGTCCGTTCGGCGAAGGGCTTCCAGGTCGTCTCGCCTCTGGTAGTGGCTCTTGTGATTACACCCGTTAGGACAGCCACCCCAGCGCCGCGTGACGATGAAGGTCTTACTGCGTTCGAGAAGAGTACCGTTCTTGGCATCCTTGGTGGACCTTTCCTGGTTTCCCTCGACCTCGCTACgttccttctcctccttctcctttaACTCGGCCCGCTCCTTGCGTAGCTCTGACCATGTCCGGAGTTTATTCTCGAGGATGTACTTGCCGCTCTCTTCTTGCTTGCGCATGATGAGAAACTCGCAGTGGTTGACGTTCCGCAGGTCCTCAAAGTACTCGACAGTGAAGTGATACCACTTCATCAAGAACACCCGGGACATGAGGCCGTGGGTGACTAAAGGAGTTAGCAACACAAGGCAAAACGGCTCGGAGGTGTCCGGCATACCTAATACACAAACGCTGGCAAAATCGTTCTCGCCAAACTGACGCCACAGACTCTCATTGAAGCCACTAACTCTGTCGTAGGCGTCTGCGGCGCTCTCGCCATTGGGGATGCGGTAGAAGAAATGGCCGTAATCGGCACGCTCTTGCCACATGCGTTCCATTTCGGCGGAGCACGGCTGGAAGTTACCAAAGTCCTGCTCACGCAAGCGAGGTTCCTCGTAGACCTTGATGTTGGAGCGCTTGAACGGAGAAGGATCCTCCTCGTCGGATGTCAGAGTCGAGAGAATGCCCTCGGTTGTCTCGCGAGTCCGGCGGTAGGGGGAAGTAAAGAAGTGCAGTGTGTCATCGGCACGCAGTAACTTGCGCAGATTGCGGCCAGCTTCGTAGGCTTGTTGCCAGCCATCTTGTGTCAACTTTACTCGGTGGTCGGGTATCGTTTGGTGAATATCGCGGTTCTCTGCGTTTTGAAAAACAGTTAGCAATCCGGTCGAACGGAGATATCTCGGACCAAGGGAAACagagaaagaaaaagagagtCGCACTGTTGCCCTCTGACTGAGCGTGCCGAATGAGGATGATGAGCCTCGGTTTGACCATGATGTCGGGTTGTGGCGGGTGTGTTTTCCGGTTTGTAATCGGGATCAGGCGCCTAGAAGTTGTTTGGAGCGGTCGACAATGTGGTTGTCGGCGGTGTAGTGAGAGAGGTGGTTGTGGTTATTGTAAGAAGCAAGAAGTTCTTTATTGCCCGAAGAATACCATTCAGAGAAGAGAACAAAGCTCTGTGCAAACAAAATGGACGCGAGCCTCTTGTCGCAAAAAGTCGTAGCGTTGGGAACCTTGTTGACCGGGAAGGATGTGGAAGTGTAGGGGAAAGAATGAGGCGTGGCGGGGCAAAGGCAGGAGAGTGATAGACGGGGGGCGGATGCTAGTCGCAGAGGCAAACCTTGGGATGGGGCTGCCGTTGTACGTGTATCGCTTTATGCCAACCTTAACCTTAGGAACGGACGGGGAGAGGGATGGAGCCTGCTTTAGTAGTGTGTAGACGTTTCCGACCAACAGGTTGAAGAGGTTGAGATGGGTTGAGTTTGGGTTGAAGGTGCAAGGAACGTAAGGCGTAGCAAGGAGTGGTTTAAGTGGGATGGAATGGACATGTCTGTCATTGCAAGAGAGAAGTCTCAGGGGTGTTTTTTTGGAGGGGAAGTGTGACTCTCAGGGACTCTCTTGGTTGTCTGATGCATCCACCATCACTGACTGCATGCATGCGATACGTATCTTGCCCATGCCACTGCCGCCATGAGTGACAATGATCAACTCCCGCATAGGGGCATGAGGACTGTACATCAATCGACGGCGTGTTGCCCCTTGTGTGCCAGGTATTTTTGGGTATTGCCATGGCAAGCCGCAAGCCGCAAGCCAGCCGCAAAAGCGCAAATCTCCTGTAGGAGGTATACTAGAGAAAAGGACCCCTCGTCCCACCCAAATGAATGACAGTCAAACAGACCCATCCACACTCTGCCCTGTACCTTTACCAGAGACAACCGAATCGACTTGGGCTGGCTCTTTAGGTATTCCGCGGGGGGTTAAAGACAGGCAGGGCCGTCCCCCCTCCAAGTTGTTCCAACAGGCCACGGCCCCTGGCCATCTCTTGCTCTACAGCGGGGTACATCGGAAGATCTCAACGCCCTGTCAGCCAACCAGACGTCAAAGGCAGGGCTCGGGCTGGCACCTTGAGACAGGGAATGTGCAGCCCCTGATTGGCGCACCTACCTACCCTCCGACAAGCGGCGAGGCTGTATGCCCCACCTTGGGGCGGCACGGCGGCACTTGCAATTTTTTAATCCTTCCTTTCTCTTTCACTTTTTATGAATACCTTTgcctaaggtaaggtaggtaggttcTCTCTGAATGGGTCTGCGAATACGGACATCCATTCACGGATTGTATTTTgtgaaaaagaaaaaaaaagatggaGGGGAAACGGGGTCTGCCGGCACTACTTACTTTTGTCTTACCTGCAGAACCAAAGTGCCCGCATTCCAGGTGAAGCCATACTACAACCCCAAAATGCATCTTCATCCAACGGACGAAGAGCAAACCGCATACATTCTGTTGGACGTTGTGGTGCAACTCCTCTTTCTGCAGTCTTCCCAACCGATATTCCCTTCCTGTGATTGTGATTCACTCATCACGTCCATCTTGACGCCTGACAACCAACATCACTGCAACCCCATACATACATAGTAAGGTAAACTCAAAAAAGTATGTGTATCCGTACCGAGTGTTTGTGTCACTCAAATTCCGCACCTCGTCTGGCTCAAGCGTGGTTCATCTGCATGCTCCGATTAGGCGCGTTGGCCAGAACCGCCCATTCCCAGCACTGTCATTCGATATTCAATCTTTGTTCCCCACCTCATCCACACAACCTTGCCCACACCTTGCAACTCCCGTCGCCCCCAATCACCTTGCTTCATTTCCTCAGCCTTTCCAAATGGCAAACAGGCAATCGCACACCTCGCCGCAAACGTGCTTGACTCTTACCGGTTCTTACCAACAGGCAGGTCAGAAACAGCAGACAGCCGCCGCCACCCCGGCCCATCTCCTAGCCGCCCACAACCGACCGACCTCTCAGGCTCTCACCACACCACCGCGCGCCAATCTTTTCCCGCTTAgattaccttaccttacgccgcgcgcgcgcgcctcCATCTCGCGATCTCTTGTGGTAGCTCACAATCAAACATCAAGTCACCAACATTCAATCACCCACTTCACCCACTCCAACAGTCTCAGTCACACTCTGCCTAGACCGGGGAAGACTGCAACGCAAACCACCCAGCTACGTACGCAGACGGCTACCATCACATGCACCTTCTTCCCGCCCGCCCGTTTTGCATAGCCCATCGTATAGCTGCTAGCAAAGCGCAATCACCGTAGCCGGGCCTACCAACGTTCCTCCCCCCCAGATCAGCCCATTCCACATCCAGCCTCATCCCACAATCATACGACTCTCCCCCGCCAATCTCAAAAGCTGCTCAACGCAACCGCCCACCGCCGAACCCGCAGGATCCGGTCCTCAACCGACGGACCGACCTCCCTTCCACACCCCGAACACCACCGgccgcaacagcagcagcaaaaaTGTCCGGCGAAGGCCCCGAATCAATCCCCACCTCAGCGGACCCCCGCTCCCGCCGCCCAACAAAGAAACGCGCCCTCACCCCCGTCTCCGAACACGCAAAACACCTCGAGACCCTCTTCTCCAAACCAGACCAAGAGATCCGTCTCCCTTCCGGTCCCGGCGCCGTCGCCAAAcgcgccgtcgccgccccGCCCGAGATCGTCACAAACGTGCAAGGTTCCTCCGCCGGCGCCGGCTCCGGCGAGTTCCACGTCTACAAGGCCAGCCGGCGCCGCGAGTACGACCGCCTGCGCGCCATGGACGACGAGGTCAGACAGGAGAAGGAAAACGACGAGTTTGAGCGGCAAAAGGCCGAGCGGGCTGCCAAGGACGAGGAGCGCACGAGGAAGAATCGGGAAAAGAGGGATAAGAAGAAGCAAAAGGGTAAAAAGGGacccggtggtggtggtgctgctgctggcgtGGCAAAGGGAGGAGCTGCAGCCGCTTCTTCGTCAAGTGGTGGTGTCGCCGCAAGGGCTGCGGCGGAAACATCTACAAACAAGGAGGATGAAGATGCCAAGGATGATAAGGACGGCAAGAGCAAGGGCTCAGAGACGGCAACGACCTCGTCAGGAGCTGCTCAGCCCCCGGGTATCGTGATCCACGACGAGGACTGATTCATCGTCCCGTGGTTTTGGAGGGCCCCTTGGACCTGAGCCTGGGTCTTGGGGTTCGGTTGCTGTCGAGCTTTGAGCTCTTTTTTTCAAGCTTGAACATAAGCTTGGCGTGACCAAAAATAACTTCAGACCAAACACCAAATGTTCGGTGGGTCCCGCGCCCAACTTAAACATTGATTTGACAAGACAGGAGACACAAGGCAGGGGGGCATTTTCAGAAAAGCATGAGCATCAAAGCTTTTTTTGTTCTTTGGAGATGTCCCGAGAACTTCAGTCGTctaggtaatttctaatcccATATCTATGCATCCATACAGGGGTAtgacctttttttttcatcTTCATCACTGCTCATTGCAACCGCTCTCCCGTCTTCGTCATGAAAAATACCGGATCCGACTAACGTCAACAGGCATCTTATTCGTCGCCACCTCCGTGCAGGCCGTTGCCCATTTGCGCTGCCTTTCTTGCGCTGCAAATGTCGTCTACTCTGAGGAGCAAGCAAGCGGACTGTGAGCCatgtattagtattattgaAAAATGTGTAAAAGATAAAGAGAAAAGAGGGGCAAAAATCGTAAACCAATGTGTCTGACATACCTCAATCGCCGTCTTGATGCTCTGCAACTTGATAGCCTCCGGCTCCCACACACCGTACTCCTTCATGTCGGCGACAACGCCAGAGTCACCGTTGATACCCCACGAGTGCTTGCCCTCTGCGTGCTTGGCGCGCAGGTCAGTCAGTACTCTGACGGGGCTGGCACCGGCGTTCTGGACCAAGGTACGGGGGATAACCTCAAGGGCGTCAGCGACGGCCTTGTACGGCCATTGCTGGACACCCTCGACGCCCTTTGCGAGCTGGCTCAACCGCACCGAGACGGCCATCTCAGTAGCACCGCCACCGGGGGAGAGTCTGGGGTTGAACATGACGTTGCGAGCAACACCCATGGCATCCTGCAGGTTACGCTCAATCTCGTTGAGCACATCCTTCGACGGGCCGCGGAGGAGCACTGTGCAGGCCTTGGGGTTCTTGCATCCGGTGAGGAAGGTGAAGTACTCGTCGCCAATCTTCTCAATCTCAAACAGGCCGCAGAGCGTGCCGACATCGGAGTCCTGGATGTCATCGACGCGGTTGACAATGGTGGCGCCCGTCGCTCTTGCTATTCTGTTGTTGTCCGTCTTGCGAACGCGGCGGAGGGCGGTGATGTTAGCCTTCATGAAGTAGTGCTGAGCGAGATCTGCAGGATGTTAGCCCTCATTCCCCAATACCTAGCCGACAATAAGACGCACCTGAGACACCCTTCTCGGTAATGACCAGATCGGGCTTAAGAGCAATAATACCCTCGCACATAGCCTTAACCTGCTCCTCCTCAATCTGCAGGATACGGTTCCAGTCCTCCTCCTTGGAAATCTCGATATTGGTCTGCGACTCGCCCTTCTTGTACTCCAAGGGGCAGTCGAGGAGGACGATTCTGGGATTCTCTATTCTCCGGCGCATCTTGGGGTGGGTGATGTCCTTGTTGAGCATGACTCCGTCTAGCACTCTGCTGTCCTCGATCTCACCGCCCGGCACCTTCTCCACACGTGCGTATCTCTTGATGTCGACCTCGGTTTTTCCGTTGCCGGCCTCCCAGGTGACGGTGCGGACGGCGCGGAGAGCCAGGTCGCACATCAGGTCGGACCATCTCGAGACGAACTTGGTGCCGATAGAAGAGGAAATGAGGCCGCGCATGGCCTTGTCGTCGTTGACATCGATGGGGAGGGAAATATCGTCGACGATCTCGAGGGCGTCCTTCAGCGCGCGGCGGAAGGCGGCGATGATCTGGACGGGGTGAATGTTACGCTCGAGCTGGGGGAGGGACTGCGCAAGCATCTCGCCAGCTGGGCCAGGTCAGTCTCTGGCTTTATAAGCAGGATAGCTTTCAGGGGCTTACCCAGAATAATGACCGTTGTTGTACCATCGCCAACCTCTTCGTCTTGTGTCCGGCTGAGCTCGATCATGCTCTTTGCTGCAGGGTGAGAGACCTCAATCTCTCTGAGGATGGCATGGCCATCGTTGGTAAGGACGATACCGCCCATGGGGTCGAGGAGCATCTTCAACATAGCCTTGGGACCCAAGCATGATCGAATAATGTCGGCGACGCTGATGGTGGGGTTAGCGAGTGTCTATGGAGTTTTCGAAAGAACATCGTACGTCTTGGCAGCCGCGATGTTGGACATCTGGGCCTTGCGACCCGTCTGCCGTTCACCGGCACCGGTGTCTGTAGAGTACGCAGTTAGTACCTGATCCTGATATTTGGGGGGGTAGCTAGTCAAAGCTCTGGGGAAGGAGGGGCTGCCATACTCATTACCACTACTGGAGCCTGCATGGTTGTGCGACAACGATTTTAAGAACCTCAATAAAAAATTGGTGTCGTCGAGAGGATGTGTGTTTGGCGAAGAGCTTCACCGTTGCAGAGGAAACCGTGGAGATGGCGGGggtggtgctgctgctgctcaaGGCACCGGGCTTCTAAAAAGTTCGCTGGGCGGGTTTGTTTTTTGGCGGGATGAAGCTGGAGCTCGGCGGAACCTTTTCCCCGGCTTCACCGAGCTTCACCTGGCTTCTGGCTTGGCACACCGATGGACCCACCTTTGACAACGTCCCATACTCTACCCAGGAGTAATTCCAGCAGAAGTTTGGGGCCAGGGGATTTAGCAAATTCTCAGGAGGAACGAAGAGGAAAAGTACCATAGGGTCTTTTTACATACTCAGGGCCCGCTCGCAAGACAGAGGGTTACTCAGCCAGCAGACTTGCCCCTTAGTGACAAAACCCCCTATGGAACAGTAAAAAGGACTTCTGTCGAGAGCATCCCCCCTCCCGAGCGGGTATTCCTCTTCCAGCCGGAGTTCTAGGACTTGAATACTTCCCGGAAATCAGGTATGCAGTACTAAGACTTGAATTGTTTTCCATCTCGTCATAAAAGATCGAGGGAACGTGGCCGGGGGATAtgatgggggggggggtctttGTATTAACTTGAAAGTCCTCGAGCCTCACTCAACCTTACCTTTTGTTCGATTCCCAGTGAAGTCATTCTTTTCGGTCTCTTCTCTCTCCTGCATAGCCATGAATCACTCAGATGGCACACTAGAACGATGAATTGGTAAGCACCAATCAACCAAATTCAGCTACGGAATACTCGCTCTCACTGCCCCTCAGAGCCCTTCTGAGCCTCTGCCAGTCCGCTATGCCATGTCCTAGACGTCCATGCCCTAAACCATTGAATTCCTCATTATTTGACGCAACTTCTATCTCTTGCGCATTCTCTGCTTGCAATTCGGCCATTTTCCACTCGACCCCCAACTGCTATCTAGCATGTTGGTCCTACCAATGGACTTCGTTGCGAAGCCCAGAACTTTTAGAAGGAGCCGTGTTGCCTTGATGTCTGTTATTTTGCCCTCTAATCAGACCTTGCGGCCTGATATTATGTTGAGATTGCGACGACTCATGCTGCACAGGCGTCCACCTTGACTGAGACGCCCGAGCAACCGGGGCAAATTCTTGCCAATCACCCTCAAAGGTAATGTCTACGATGCACTCATCGCTCGCCATGGCGTCCTGGAGTGATTCCCACCGCACTTTGTCGGCGTCTGCCGCCAAATTGAAGCGGTCCCAGAACTCGGCCTTTCTCAGCAACAACGTACTCTTGCTGACACGTCTGTCTGTTTCTTTCCAGGGAAGACCAGTCACATCCGATGCGCAGAGAAAGTCGTCAAGTGTGCTGTCATCCGGCATATGACCCTTTTTGGACCCGGTCACGAAGATTGGCACGCCGTCTCCGGAAATCTTTAGCCTCATCTTCACATCCTCTAAGCCTGAATCGACCCTCCCAATGGTAAGCTTGTCAAAATCACCAAGCTGTGGAGGTTCCATCTTGTCCAGTTGCTCTTCCATGATGGGCAGTGGCTTTCTGGTGTTTACCACTACTAGGATGCTGTCACAAGGTATAGCAATCTTGATGAAAGATTGTGGCATTGGTGTCAGTTCGATCGGAGCTGGGCCATTGACTTGGGCCAGAGGCTTGGTTATCTCGATGCATACCCATCTGCGTTTCACTCCGTTGATATCGGTGCTTGGATAAAGTTTTAGCTAGGCCATGTGTCGAATAAGGACGAAATACTTACATATCCAAGTCTATCAATGATAGTTTGTGTTTCCGATCACGTTCAAAGAACCTCTCTGTGGTGAAACTCgagtcatcgtcgtcgtctcctGCATTAGTACCCAGGGCTCCCCCCGGAAACGACTTTTGCCCGTTGTTCTCCCTTTGGAAGTGTACGTACTGTATCGAACGCCTCCGATACCCGTTCAATTCCATAGACCTGGCTTGATAGGCGCTGAAGCTCTTGTTCATTGACATGCCGTGGTAGCTGGGTTGCCACTCGATATTCATGATCTGATCGGCCCGCCGCCGAGCAATTACTCCGGGAATGCTGTGGACGGTCTTGTTGTATGGACGTGATACTGCCGTAAGCCTGAGAGAGGCCCCTTTGCTGTTTACTGATGAGCGAAATATTCTCTATCGACAAGAAGATAGCTTACACAAACATCGATCTGGCTCTGATGTAAGCGTTATACATGTCCCACCACTCGTTGGCATAAGCCGGGCTTCTGTCTGGTAGAGTAACTTCCGTGGATGGAAACCCCAAACGCCGTTTCTCATCTTCAGCAGCGTTGATAACTTCCTTCTGTCTTAATGACTTCGGCAAGGCGAGGGCAAGGTCGGTCATATCGATGCCACCAAAAGCCATGATATCGTTTCGAGATTCATGTCGTAAACGGGCTGGGTCTTGTTCAACCTTGGCTCGGTACTCGTCCCTGCGTTGTAGCCCAGTTCGGAGTCCTAACATTAGCTT encodes:
- a CDS encoding T-complex protein 1 translates to MQAPVVVMNTGAGERQTGRKAQMSNIAAAKTVADIIRSCLGPKAMLKMLLDPMGGIVLTNDGHAILREIEVSHPAAKSMIELSRTQDEEVGDGTTTVIILAGEMLAQSLPQLERNIHPVQIIAAFRRALKDALEIVDDISLPIDVNDDKAMRGLISSSIGTKFVSRWSDLMCDLALRAVRTVTWEAGNGKTEVDIKRYARVEKVPGGEIEDSRVLDGVMLNKDITHPKMRRRIENPRIVLLDCPLEYKKGESQTNIEISKEEDWNRILQIEEEQVKAMCEGIIALKPDLVITEKGVSDLAQHYFMKANITALRRVRKTDNNRIARATGATIVNRVDDIQDSDVGTLCGLFEIEKIGDEYFTFLTGCKNPKACTVLLRGPSKDVLNEIERNLQDAMGVARNVMFNPRLSPGGGATEMAVSVRLSQLAKGVEGVQQWPYKAVADALEVIPRTLVQNAGASPVRVLTDLRAKHAEGKHSWGINGDSGVVADMKEYGVWEPEAIKLQSIKTAIESACLLLRVDDICSARKAAQMGNGLHGGGDE
- a CDS encoding phosphoglycerate mutase — its product is MVKPRLIILIRHAQSEGNKNRDIHQTIPDHRVKLTQDGWQQAYEAGRNLRKLLRADDTLHFFTSPYRRTRETTEGILSTLTSDEEDPSPFKRSNIKVYEEPRLREQDFGNFQPCSAEMERMWQERADYGHFFYRIPNGESAADAYDRVSGFNESLWRQFGENDFASVCVLGMPDTSEPFCLVLLTPLVTHGLMSRVFLMKWYHFTVEYFEDLRNVNHCEFLIMRKQEESGKYILENKLRTWSELRKERAELKEKEEKERSEVEGNQERSTKDAKNGTLLERSKTFIVTRRWGGCPNGCNHKSHYQRRDDLEALRRTDEVTSNGSVVSRRQSPAPGRRPIKRCEQGYTSDEGTDSDGRPPQIDVTRARHEVVSSPDGTPSFISAEDRLRSMISPHLNVGRDFGGTFSGQTSIAGSDTDSSEEDGHRPEVTAVTKIKVGIVSNGDANGANGSINSIVGGQTKGNMTPNTEDEQSDEKSRRRRANRLGDTNSSHRGSEADEDDIDAAEKRDRSILGSVY